Below is a window of Musa acuminata AAA Group cultivar baxijiao chromosome BXJ3-11, Cavendish_Baxijiao_AAA, whole genome shotgun sequence DNA.
CTAATGGAAGATATGTTATCTGTGCCAGTGAGGACTCTCATGTATATGTATGGAGATACGATGAAGATTCTCGGCCTAGTAGGAGCAAAACTGCAGCAACTGTCACGCAGTCTTATGAGCATTTCCACTGCCAGGGTGTGACAGTAGCTGTTCCTTGGCCATGCTCCGGATTGGAAAGGATGGTGAAAACTCACTccaacaagaaggaccaagttggtGAAGAATCTCAGGCCAATTCACCACTTCTGGTTGAAGCCAATGGGCTCCATCTTTCGCCTTCTCCTAGTAACCAGAACATTAGTTGCCAGCAAAACAATAGCATTCTCGGTCGAAAACCAGATCACTTCGGTGACAAGCTTTCAGCAACTTGGCCTGAAGAGCTCATGGCTAGTAAACAGACACCTCGAAGTAATAATGACCTGAACAGTTGTCATATGCCGGTGCCAAAAAGTTCGGCCTGGGGATTGGTGATTGTCACTGCAAGTCGATGCGGCGAAATTAGAACTTTTCAGAATTTCAGCATTCCATTTCAAATATAATTCTCCACTTGTGGTAAATGGAGGGAGATCGCCAACGTCAAATGATTCAACCCTCCACTGCCCAGGTTGATGCTGCTGGAGTTTTGTGTACAGTTAGATGGATGTCACGAGAGTTGTGATATCCATCGGGCCTATACTTGAGTTTCCTTTTGTCCATTTGCGTGATTGATTTGTAAAAAACCAATCCAGCAACAGATGTTCCACAAGGATCCATCAGTATTGCGAGGATGTTACTGCAATTGCATGTTAAAGCAGAAGCTAAAGATGGTGAAACTGGGAGCTGGTTGGTCCATTCTCTgtatcttcctcttcttttcttatCACCTCAATCATGTTTTGGGGGTATGGTGATCTGGACCCCATTGTTTTATTCTACCATATGTTGATGTAAGAAGAGAAACTAAATTCAAATGCTGCAAGAAAAATTACCCAAAGTTTCAGTTATTAATTATGACTGACAGTGAATGTTGTCCTCTCACTTGGTAGGAAATTGTGATGTGAGAAATCTTCATCAATGATCTTATCTCTGGTTGAGTTTTGGATCAGAAATCGTTTGCGCCATTAATTATAGCTACTTGGTAGGACCTCTTGCAGCATTCCTCTTTGACTGTGATTGCGACATGGATGATGATATAAAAGGATGTGAGACAATAATAATACAGCATATCATAAAATGCTTGTAAAACTTTCATAATAGGCATGAATAATCtttattgaaaataataatgaacaaGAGATGCGTTATTGACAAAAATATCAACATTAtctaaataattataattaataagCTGTGCAGCAAGTGCTCGACAAAAGGACATCAGCTCAGCTCAGCTCATCAACAGTGCCCTCCCATGCTCCATTATTGGCTGGAGAAGGGCTATGCATCTCGGCCCAGAACGACCAAATCTACAGGTGGATCCACAACGACATCTACAGATCTACAGGTCGATCCACAACGAGATGAGCCATAAAAATACGGCCACGGGTGCAATCCAAAGGAAGAACCCTCATTGGCCGATTCCGCGCCAAGTTGGCCCGGATTCTATCACCTTATCCCCTCGATCCAGCGGCACTACAAAACCCTGCTGCcgttgctcctcctcctcctgcaacCATCGGTTCCATGAGCAGCACAATGGCGCTTCAGGCTTCGTTTCTTCCTTCGGCTCTCTCAGCTCACAAGGAGGTGTGAGCTTGCTGATTCTGTTCTTACCCTTCTTTCCGAAGCAGATATGTGAGCTATAACTTTCTTGTTCGGTGGTGCAGGGAAAGGCTAATGGAGGTGCGAAGGACTCGGCTTTCTTGGGTGTGTCTCTGTCTGAAACCATGAAGTCGGACTTCAGTTCCTCGGTTCTCAGGAGCCACAAGGTATGAGGGTTTTAGTTTGCTGGAAGTTTGTGGTTCTTCTGCATATTGTGTTTATTGTTACAAGATTGACTCAAAGCAAATTGTTCTGCTCTAGTTAAGAACATCTAATTAGCATCAGGAAGAAAGCAGAGGTAGTAGAATTCTTTGTTCGGAGAACTCATTTAGCTCGTTCATGTTGAATCAAATGCAGAGGAATAATCTTTCAGCCGGAATCAGAGCTCAGACTGCAACTACAACCCCGGGGGTCAAAAGCTCCGCCCCGGATGGGAAGAAGACGCTGAGGAAGGGCAACGTGATCGTCACGGGGGCCTCCTCCGGCCTCGGCCTTGCCACCGCTAAGGCACTGGCCGAGACGGGACGATGGAATGTGATCATGGCGTGCCGCGATTTCCTCAAGGCCGAGAAGGCGGCCAAGTCGGCCGGCATGGCCAAGGAGAACTACCAGGTCATGCACCTCGACCTGGCGTCCCTCGACAGCGTCCGCCAGTTCGTCAGGAACTTCCGGCAGAGCGGGCTGCCCCTCGACGTCCTCGTGTGCAACGCAGCCGTCTACTTCCCCACCGCCAAAGAGCCGACCTACACCGCCGACGGCTTTGAGATGAGCGTCGGAGTCAACCACCTCGGCCACTTCCTCCTCGCCCGAGAACTCCTCGAGGACCTCAAGGCATCGGATTACCCCTCCCGACGTCTCATCATCGTCGGCTCGATCACAGGTACGACCTGAACCCGATACATTCCTTGGATCGAGGCGCATCGCTAACTCGAGCTTCTCCGTGTGTGCTTGCCGGTGCCCAGGGAACACCAACACCTTGGCCGGGAACATACCCCCGAAAGCAAACCTGGGAGACCTGCGAGGGCTCGCGGGGGGATTGAATGGGCTCGGCGGCTCCACCATGATCGACGGAGGCGAGTTCGACGGCGCCAAGGCGTACAAGGACAGCAAGGTCTGCAACATGCTCACGATGCAGGAGTTCCACAGGCGGTTCCACGAGGAGACCGGGGTCACATTTGCCTCCCTCTACCCCGGTTGCATCGCCACCACCGGGCTCTTCAGGGAGCACGTCGCTTTGTTCCGCCTCCTCTTTCCTCCCTTCCAAAAGTACATCACCAAAGGCTTCGTCTCCGAGGAGGAAGCAGGCAAAAGACTCGCACAGGTAACGTCGTCTCCTTGGCTGACACCAGAAAACATGGTGGATTACTAACGACGATCCTTTCGGAATCCGGCTGTGTTCTTCGATTCAGGTGGTGATTGATCCAAGCCTGACTAAGTCCGGCGTGTACTGGAGCTGGAACAATAACTCGGCGTCGTTCGAGAACCAGTTGTCGGAGGAAGCCAGTGATCCTGAGAAGGCTCAGAGGCTGTGGCAGCTAAGTGAGAAGCTGGTAGGTTTGGCGTAGGATTAGTAGCAGATGATTTGGTCCaaagtgtgtgtgtgcgcgccatGCAAAGATCACTGTTGTCGTAGTCGTTGTTGAAATTTTTGAGCTGACGAGAAAATAAAGATATTATGAGCCCAATGTTATGTAATCTGCAAATCAATCTTTCGTAGAGGAAAGGGGAGCTGTCTGTACCTTTGATGGATTTGGGGCATGTGCTCATCCATGAACGGATATTGGTCAGAGCAGCTAATGTTCTCATCCCAGATTGGCAAGCTTTAGCTTCTCCATGAATGCTAATAGAAAACAATGGTTACTACcccataagagagagagagagagagagagagagagagagagagctatctATTGGCATGTATGAAACAGAGAGTAAGGGTGATTCCTTTAGACCTTTTCAGTATTCAAATTTGAGGTTGTTCATTTGCAACTTCTGTTCATGTTCTCAATTTATAGGAGTAAGGCTAAGCTTTTCATCGACAAAAGTCTCAATGAAATCATGTCATTTCTCCATTACCAATAGAGTAATCACAAAGGTAAACACAAGCTTTGACAGATCGGCATTGTATGCAGATTACAGTAAGCCCCCAAAGGCTTGCAGTCTATACATTTCAACAACTACGGAAGCCAATCCCCCCTCCTTTAACCTCATCCGATATGGCTTCTCCCGAACGCAACTCTGCAGCTGTTTGTTGGACAAGTCTTCGGTTGTGCAATAACATCGAGTTATAGAAGATGACGTTAATGCACCCACCATCGAACAACATCAACAGTTTCATGGCAGTGACATGCTGCTTCAAGTGAACACAGGACAAGATTCCCACTTGAGCATTGAATCAGAGCCGTGGAGTAGGTTAAAGCACTCTATCGACTCGATAAAACTCGCTGTTggcaaatgatgaatgtttacaaATAATGACTTTCTTGACTGGAAGGTGATTCATTTCCCTCCAATCTGATCATCACAAACTAGATAATGTTggaaccataaaaaaaaaaatcaatgatgcAACTCTGGTGATCTTAATAGTTTTTGGGATCTCGGAAGTACGAGGCAACAAGGTGTATCAGCAACAGGTGATACTACTATAACTTCAAACATTGTCCCCACAATTGAAAGGTTCAATCGGTGGAGTGATCCCAAACAGTAATCATCACAGAAACATATAATTAGCAGCGATATGTAAAACACATGCTTCCAGATGAGATATTCTGATTGAGGTGCCCAAAAATGCATGAGATATAGCTCTATCAACTTTGTGGAGAAGACTGCTCGGTGTCGTCAGGGCTTGGTGTCCTTGCTCTTGCTGCGACCATGTACTTTAGCAGAGAACCATTGAAGTTGTAGCATAGTCCTCGAGGCACTGGAATTTCACTTTTAGAGTATCACCCAGAAGATGGGAAATCTATGCAGCATCCGTGAAAATTGGCCTGGACCGCTTGTTCGCTGTTATTGACATTGACCTGAGAATAaagaaaaaacaagagaaagatgtCAAGCAACTGGAAATATAATTACTGTAGAAAGCGAGGCACTATTGCAGAGGTTACATTCGGCAAGCTGGAGGTGAGAACTAGAAGGAGACATTACTAGTGATCATGACTTTttctatttagaaaaaaaaagtatgaaTCATGAACCCATTAAAAGTTGCAGTACACTTTCAACGGTTTTACATTAGCAAAGTAAACATGCATCAGGCGTCCGCAAGATTCCATGATTAAGTTTCCAGCAATTAGAAGATTCAAGAAAATTTTGTAAATGGAACGGCCGTCCAAAGCAAGGATCACCGTTTTGGGTACCGGACCCATTTCGGTGATCTGGTTGGACCGAAACATACCAGTCAGTACCAATGTATCATCCGTCAATACACTAGTAGATACTGGCAAtttggagaggaagaaaaaggagaagaggaaggatagaccgtggaggaagaggaagaaagtatgaagaggaaggaagaaggaaagacagtggaggaagaggaagaagaaggaaaaaaagaaaaaaggaaagacactggaggaagaaaaaagaagaggaagaaaaggagaTAGTAATAAATGGCAGCAGCGGGAATGTCAGCGGCGAGAAGAAGGCTCGCAAAGCAGCAGCATTGCGAGAAGGTGACTACCATTGACGAGCCCCAGTTGCTATTttaggttttctttttcttttttaatactgAGTTGGACGGCCCATCACTGTTCtcggtttttttattttttcctgatTTGGACAAGACTGCTCGAAACGGGGTCATCCACGTACTGATCCATGCCCAGACCGGCTCATACTGCCCATTTTGTACCCGTTTCAGATGGTATGGCAGTCCTTGGTCCAAACCATCCAAGACTTCATTTAATAAAACTTGTAAGGATTTCAAACATTAGAATTAGTTGGGATAACAAAAAGAAATTAAGCAAATCTCTAAAACTAGCTGACAAACTGAAGAAAATAATCATGTTTCTTGGTGTAATACTCTAGGCAAACCAAGAACCAACTACATGTATGGTATCCACAGACCAATAAAATCATTGAACAGTAcattaataaatatttaacaACTGTCTTTTCCTGTTATGACTTTGTTCTTGTTCACATTATTGACTGTTGGAAAATCATCTAATAAAAAACCTTATACTCATTTACTTTACCATTGAAATTCTTTTTATTATACATCATATTTTCTAAATGTCTTAAGAACTATCATTATTTCTTCCACTTTTAAAAAGTTCTTCGGCAAAAGAAAGTGCATATTTAGGCACTCTaaccaaaaaaatgaaaaaaaactcACCCTGGTAAACTAGAGTGTTTTTGAGTGAATTGACCAAGCATGGATCTCAAAGTTCCAAGAGCTTGTTCAGCAGCCTGTAGAAAAGATGCAAAGTCAAGATTGAACTAGATTTTATTGAGTTTAAACAAGAGCTACATCAGTATCTTAAGTGTGCACTGAAGACCATGTTGCACTTGGTCAATTTGTCTCAGGAGTACCACTTGCAAAAGAGGAAGATAAAACAAGATCTGCTAGAAGCAACAACAAAAGAACCACTCTTGGAAAAATCAAGGTTTTAAGTCATAGACTGAGAAAATTACAGAAAAGCCTTTTATTGATCATGTAGAAAATTGGAATCAACAGAACAATGTCTAATTTGGCTAATCAACAGAAAAAAAAGTCCAAATCTGAACAAATTAACCATCTATTCTGAATTTCAACCCAAATCTAGGGCTGCAAGTGGAGGGATTTAGCTTCAGCGAACCCAGTGCTACAGTAAGATAGTGTAGCGCTGCTACAGTGCTATaataagagaaaaaatatttaaaaccacTCGTTACGACCtggtgtaccgagcagtacatggtactgtaccgagccaacctctaaacaccagtacggtacggtattacataCCTTGCCCATAACCAATCCAGTTTCCAGCAGATTTTAGTTCAGGTATTATTGACATGGATTAAAACCAACATAGAAACTCATCCTGACTCTAATTCAAATCACACtcaatttcaagtgtttagcaacccGGCTTGAGTATAGAATAGCGAGTTATCTAAGATAAACACAGATGCATCCCAAATTTCCCTATTCAGTTAAATGATTGCTTGCTTTCTCATTCCTTACCGGTTACAAAACTAGGATTGCTCATGTCCTCAATTCCTACCACACATCACACATCATTAGTCACCTCCCCATGGACTGCCATACCATCCGATAAGTTCTGATCCGAGAGCCAGCCGAGACACAGACCAGCCCATTTCGGTTGGTTGTAGGAAACATGAGGTCTACTGGTCGGTACACCTCATGTATTACCGGATACAACCGAAATTTCAATTGACATCGGCccccaatggtcaaattgatcgttgggagctgttttgggcttatAAAAATCCCTCCCTCCCCCCTCTTTCACTCACAGTCTTCCTCACATTTTCTTACTCATTGTCACTTttattaaacttgtttaaggtgacTTGTGAAATCAATCTGTCTATTTTTTCTTTAACATCATGTAATTAGCACAAAGAATATCGATAATTCTTGATTGCTTAGTGACTAATCATTAATTAAGACATATTTAGAGGAATTTAAGAAGAATTAGCTTAGATTGACCATGTATTGTCTTCTTGCATGATTTACGTGCTTATTCTACCATTTTTATTGGGTAGAAGCTTATTAATGCATGCTTAAGTACCAAATTTAATTTATGTACCGATATATTTGTATAAAATTTAAgcctagattttttttaaattttgactgATTTTTCAGTCTTTTTATTGTATCAGTAGGTTCCGATGTACTAACACATGGTACACCAATACTGATAGGTATATACCAATCCAACCAAGGACCAATATGCTTGGTTGACATGATATGGTGAACCATAAACCTGCCAAACTCCTTGTCATGATCAGGAAGTTGTCCAGTTCATTCTACCCTCTTCTAACCAATACATctctttgtctctctctctctctcctcaatcCCCCATTTGGAGCTATCTTAAACCATGCGGACACAAGAAGTAATGCAGAAGCATAGTCACTTGTAGAGGAACTACCAAAAACCTGCCTTACTTTTTTAAAAGGAACCTCCAAGACATGCACGTACTAAGCACTAAGCATGTCAATATCACTTCAAACTTCAAAGTACCACCTAATGTAAATGTGCTTTGATGCAAAATTCCTTGCAGTGACAAAGAAGAAAGAACAAAGTCAAATAAAGAaagaggagaggggggggggggatatgaAGGGAAAGCATACTACCTGGAGCTTAGCTTCCACCCAGGTTGTTCCAACTCCTCTCCCCAAGATCTGTCTTGCTATTTCTACCTGAAAAAACATAACCAGACAACATGAATAGTGGTCAACAACAGAATAGTAACAGAAGAGAAGTCACATTTAAACTCTTGAACCGGCTTTTGATTTCAACATGAAGGACAAAGCCTATGTTAAGATGGACATTTTACACAATTTAATAATTCAGTAGGTTATTTTCCTTTCTTTATAGCTCGTGACAGTCTATTATACATAACCTAAGAGCTTCAAATCAAACAAGACTTCATGAGTCTCAGTTAATGTGAGTATGTGACATTAATCAAAGTTGACAGAAGCAAGCTGAAAGGTTTGTATGATCGACCATTTGCATCACTTAATCCTTTTGCTGTCATTTAACTTCCATACGAGAAGCCAAAAACGGAAGAAGAATTTCTTTCATAAGTATAACATAAGCAACTTAACAATTTCCAATCCACTACTTAGGGAATAAGCACAAATGAAGGTGCAAATAATTGGTGTCTAAAAAATACATGCATTCCAGTAGCAAGATATATCTTAAACTGCTTTCTTCAACATGTAGCACACGCTGAACTCTTGTCTCAATCAACATATTGTTCTGAATAGAAATGAAAGAGTTGCAACTTTTTACAAATTCAATCAATGTCTTAGTCTTAGAAAGATAGTACTTCAAGTATAAAGCTTAATAAAAAGTTTTGAGAACAAAGTCACCAATTCATAGATTAATTCTTACAATTCCACCAGACTGAACCAGATAGTTCACACAGAGACAGCTTTTAgaaatacatacacacacacacacacacacacacacacacacacacttacaGGGCCAATCCACCAGATTACCTGAAAACTTTGCCCTATATATCATACTACATGGAAACAAATTTGAAACTATTGACGTTGGTTCAAATTTGTTCATGCATGTCGCTGCTATGAACTAAATTAGCAAGTTGCATATTCATAGAGGTGGGGTCATTTTCTTATAATCATCAAATTGTTGAACACAAACTTTCTCCTGGTGGTTGGTCCCCATTTTCATCCTGAACATATTTTAGATTTCATGGAATGTGCTGCTACCAAAATATTTGATCTGGGTACTGCTTTCCTTTTGGTTCCTAAGTCcctaaaaggaaaaaataattgtAATGTTTCTGAACTAGGAGTTTCTTGTGTTTGTCCATTTTCACagctattttcataaaatgtgttCCCAAAATATTTGATCTCGATACTGCTTTCACTTTGGTTCCCAAGTCTCCCTAAAAGGAAAAAAACATAACAGTAATGTTTCTCAACTGACTTTCTTGTGTTTCTCATTTTTCACAACTAAGTCAATGTGACCATGAACAATTGAAtatagtttaaactttaaactttAAAAAGTAGAAAGACAAAAAACAAGTTTGGGAATCTCTCATTGACAATTTGATGCATGAAGACCTTTAGAAGTTTCTTTCTTACTTCACTTACCAGAAGAGAATGAGACAGGAGCTCCAGCGAAGTGGTTAATTATGATttattgttctttttctttttttattttgcatGACACTTTACTTGATCGCTGAATCATCAATAACTCAAGGTTCTGTGATTGAAATCCACCCTCACCAATTACTGTTTACATTATTCGAGCAAAAACTGTATATGAATGTTACCAGCAGACATATTTCACTCTCCACTGAGAATTCTTCCAAGACACGTGGCACGAAGATGCTAGCAAAGTGAGCCCCATCACAGTTTATCAGACCAAGATTTTCTCCATAAAATGGTCCATGATTCCTACATGTCTTGTCAATTGACTGAAGCTATAAAAATAACCTCAACGATGATCCCAGAAGTTTGAGGATACAATAGAAAATTTGATTAAATTAACTTCTACGTTCTTCCGAAAAGCAACTTATCGTATGAACTTTCTTTTGACCACACGATATTTAGTCAATGAAGACTGCAGGTAATGGATCATGATTCATTACATTTTTATTTCAGAAAACGTGTAAAAAATAAAGGTTAGAGAATAACCTGTGCCGACACTTCCCCTTTACTAACTGAACCATTTGAGGTTGAAGGTTCAGCTCGAAAAACAAGGTCGAAACCCTCCATGACACACTAACATGTAGAAACAGCAGAGATAAATATGAGGGGGCAAATGCTTGGAATACACATAAATGTCCTACATCTAGTAACGTACTAGTTCTTTGAGAGAAGTAATAGAAGATGTTTTTCTTGAGCCTTCTAATCTCTGATCCATGGAATGAGAATTTTCTGATGTACTTGCAACAAGTAAAAGGTCATTCCTGGAGCATGGCTGATATCCATATGAATTTAATTCACTTAAAAGACCATTTTCTTTGGCTTGAGGCAGCTTAGGTAGATCTCCATGCACAGTATTAGGGCCCGTGAGAGCATTTGACAAGTATTTATCTGCAATGAAAATTAAGATTACCCAAGATATACAGAAAAAGTTCTTTAAGaggtaaaattaaaaaaaaaaaggctaaaaaatgtaatgaaaattttaattagtaGTATGGTCATTGGTGTAACTTAAAATAATTATTGTTTAAGCATGTACCAAGAAGTGTAAAGGTTAGATTATGTCAGTTTACcatcataaaatataatatttgtaaAAGTTAATAATAGAGATTGAAGCCAACTAGAATATGCCAAACTTCTTTTCTCAGCAATTACTAATGATATAGGGAATATTTGTGTTGATCCGGAGCTTGACAAATGACAGCCATGTCACCGAAAAATGATAAAGACCTTAATCAATGGATACGAAACAGCAGAATCCAATTAGAAAATATTACACGAAATACTTACCTACCCATAAGCAACTAGGGAAGGACTGACTATAAAAGGTAAAAATTGGCACAGTTATTGAGGTcaggcactctctctctctctctctctctcttcccccctCCTTTCTAAACCCACTTGGGGAGCTTGACTTGGGCATCAAAAGAACCATGCCAGGAGCCCCCTCTTGACACCAATCTTGGTGCAAGAAAGACACTCCGAATGAGTGCCCTAGTGAAGCCACTCCAATCCCCACCTACTGCACCTTTAAAAACATCGAATGGTCATCAATATTCTCCGCAATTGATGCTTTCAGGTTTGCTCAAACCCCACTTCAATACTAGTGATTGTTCAATGAACCAGGCAGAAAGAATGCCAACCCACATGATGGTCCCTGCTAAAGTCTTCCCTGGCTTAGCCcagcaaataataataatgatgcagTCAGTCATCCCCTTTCACAATTGGCTCAGATAGCAGTTGCCCACGATCAAACGCAGCAAATACTAACTACACCAGCCTCGACAGAGTTCCCATTGCCCCCAAGCGGTCCAGGTTTGCTGCACCACCAGTCAACAACGAGCCCCTGCGGTCTCACATGGTTGAGGTCAATGGTCCTGCTCACTCACCAGTCAGTCCAACCATAATCAGAAGCTCAGCCGGCGATAGCTTAAGAATCCTACTCTATGT
It encodes the following:
- the LOC135652872 gene encoding protochlorophyllide reductase-like, translated to MSSTMALQASFLPSALSAHKEGKANGGAKDSAFLGVSLSETMKSDFSSSVLRSHKRNNLSAGIRAQTATTTPGVKSSAPDGKKTLRKGNVIVTGASSGLGLATAKALAETGRWNVIMACRDFLKAEKAAKSAGMAKENYQVMHLDLASLDSVRQFVRNFRQSGLPLDVLVCNAAVYFPTAKEPTYTADGFEMSVGVNHLGHFLLARELLEDLKASDYPSRRLIIVGSITGNTNTLAGNIPPKANLGDLRGLAGGLNGLGGSTMIDGGEFDGAKAYKDSKVCNMLTMQEFHRRFHEETGVTFASLYPGCIATTGLFREHVALFRLLFPPFQKYITKGFVSEEEAGKRLAQVVIDPSLTKSGVYWSWNNNSASFENQLSEEASDPEKAQRLWQLSEKLVGLA